Proteins encoded in a region of the candidate division WOR-3 bacterium genome:
- a CDS encoding DUF5916 domain-containing protein, with protein sequence MVFLLLVLVANNKSLEVRFTETAPVIDGHIEEIWLKADSAYDFIQYMPYEKEKPSDNTVVYILQDENNLYFAFRCWTKNSKPVNQMSGNDDAVSVYLDPFGSKTTAYLFKVYVSGVYDDGWILDDGRSSDLSWDGVWYYAVKTYDDRYEVEIKIPFKSIRYKKGLSEWGINFRRHIPERQETDYWTEVSQKEGMLVSKFGTLKNINSQAKGYYFEIYPEGFVRYDKVGALSGEIKPSASLNLKWDITSQTTLNATAFPDFAQIESDPFILNLSRYETYLSERRPFFVEGSEIFRMSDFGEGKGFFSPLRIFYSRRIGKSVDGEVVPIIGGLKLTSKSEKLNYGLFGAYTDEVKDSNLVLEPRRGFGVFRGKYKVLENSDMGILFSGTAVNKDTYNLAIGVDGVYRSGPNQFIVQSAMSDKIGKRDWAVSSGYFGFIKNFLTMGSVQVIGDSFDVQDIGYVPWAGIKKFMLLTGPFKTYQKGFLRNLWTGFGGALIQSPGEKDWSKIGFACFNPNFRNDWGGSMEIEAGPYYEADTSFLFRCANVSVWGNGPKYSIWGGANISYSYNYYRGFLAYQSYTWHGFYWTVMPRISINFDSYFWVEWDTTNTILTIWPSATPRIDIKITPIMTFGIFNEFVFNTPGTNFGATEFLTNRFGFLFSYNFKPKSWLYIALNDYRANQGEGLALQNQVGAIKAKYLIYF encoded by the coding sequence ATGGTTTTTCTATTATTAGTGTTAGTTGCAAATAACAAATCCCTTGAGGTGCGGTTTACAGAAACTGCACCGGTGATTGATGGGCATATTGAAGAAATCTGGCTCAAGGCAGATTCAGCGTACGATTTTATTCAATATATGCCTTATGAAAAAGAGAAGCCATCGGATAATACCGTGGTTTACATTCTGCAGGACGAAAACAATCTCTATTTTGCCTTTCGGTGCTGGACAAAGAATTCTAAACCTGTGAATCAGATGAGTGGAAATGATGATGCAGTTAGTGTGTATCTTGACCCCTTTGGAAGCAAAACTACTGCATATCTATTCAAGGTTTATGTCAGTGGGGTGTATGATGATGGCTGGATACTTGATGATGGTCGTTCTTCAGATTTGTCCTGGGATGGTGTCTGGTATTATGCAGTAAAGACCTATGATGACCGCTACGAAGTTGAGATTAAAATTCCATTTAAATCAATCAGATATAAAAAAGGCCTTTCAGAATGGGGGATAAATTTCAGGCGTCATATTCCAGAGAGACAAGAAACTGATTACTGGACCGAGGTTTCACAGAAAGAAGGAATGCTGGTATCAAAATTTGGTACTCTAAAAAATATCAACTCTCAGGCAAAGGGTTATTATTTTGAAATCTATCCAGAAGGCTTTGTGCGTTATGATAAGGTGGGTGCACTTTCGGGCGAGATAAAACCCAGTGCCAGTTTGAACCTGAAATGGGATATTACTTCTCAAACCACCTTAAACGCCACTGCCTTTCCTGATTTTGCCCAGATTGAATCCGACCCATTTATTCTGAATCTATCAAGGTATGAGACATATTTGAGCGAGCGGAGGCCTTTTTTCGTTGAAGGCTCAGAGATATTCAGAATGTCGGATTTTGGTGAAGGTAAAGGGTTCTTCTCGCCTTTGAGAATCTTTTATTCCCGAAGGATTGGTAAATCTGTTGATGGTGAAGTTGTACCAATAATTGGTGGATTGAAATTGACCAGTAAATCAGAAAAACTAAACTATGGTTTATTTGGTGCGTACACAGATGAAGTAAAAGATAGCAATCTTGTGCTTGAGCCGAGGCGTGGGTTTGGTGTGTTTCGTGGAAAATATAAGGTCTTAGAGAATTCGGATATGGGTATATTATTCAGTGGCACAGCGGTCAATAAAGATACATATAATCTTGCGATCGGTGTTGATGGGGTGTATCGGTCAGGACCCAATCAATTTATCGTTCAGAGTGCAATGAGTGATAAAATTGGCAAAAGGGATTGGGCAGTATCTTCTGGTTATTTTGGGTTTATCAAGAACTTTTTGACAATGGGCAGTGTTCAGGTGATTGGTGATTCATTTGATGTTCAGGATATTGGCTATGTGCCCTGGGCAGGAATCAAGAAGTTTATGTTGCTCACTGGGCCATTTAAGACATATCAAAAAGGTTTTTTGAGAAACCTGTGGACTGGATTTGGTGGTGCCTTGATACAGAGCCCTGGTGAAAAAGATTGGTCAAAGATAGGATTTGCCTGTTTCAATCCCAATTTCAGGAATGATTGGGGTGGGAGCATGGAAATTGAGGCAGGTCCATATTATGAAGCAGATACAAGTTTCTTGTTCCGCTGTGCAAATGTATCAGTGTGGGGTAATGGACCAAAGTATAGTATCTGGGGTGGTGCTAACATTAGCTACTCTTATAACTACTATCGTGGATTTCTTGCGTATCAGTCTTATACCTGGCACGGATTTTACTGGACAGTGATGCCTCGGATTTCAATCAATTTTGATTCCTATTTCTGGGTTGAATGGGATACTACTAATACAATCCTTACTATATGGCCTTCAGCAACACCGAGAATAGATATCAAAATCACACCCATAATGACTTTTGGTATATTTAATGAGTTTGTCTTCAATACACCGGGCACAAATTTTGGTGCTACAGAATTTTTGACCAATCGTTTTGGCTTTTTATTCTCTTATAATTTCAAGCCCAAATCCTGGCTCTATATTGCCTTGAATGACTATCGGGCAAATCAAGGGGAGGGACTTGCATTACAAAATCAGGTTGGTGCGATAAAGGCGAAGTATTTGATATATTTCTGA